A genome region from candidate division KSB1 bacterium includes the following:
- a CDS encoding type II toxin-antitoxin system RelE/ParE family toxin → MRKVDITEKCLNFIDAQGQRVSDKFFQLIEIIGKVKIVHTNFVKKLKNSRFYELRIKAGNEYRVLIFAIDHLNFSECTKAVCLNGFIKKSNKDYVKAIKEAEKILEEYLKSKEL, encoded by the coding sequence ATGAGAAAAGTTGACATTACAGAAAAATGCTTAAATTTCATCGATGCTCAAGGACAAAGGGTTTCAGATAAATTCTTTCAATTGATTGAGATAATTGGAAAAGTGAAAATTGTTCATACTAATTTCGTAAAGAAACTAAAGAATTCAAGGTTTTATGAACTACGAATTAAAGCAGGCAACGAATATCGAGTATTGATTTTTGCGATTGACCATTTGAATTTTTCTGAATGTACAAAGGCTGTTTGCTTGAATGGATTTATAAAAAAGTCGAACAAAGATTATGTTAAAGCAATCAAGGAAGCAGAGAAAATTTTAGAAGAATATTTAAAAAGTAAGGAATTATGA